The following proteins are co-located in the Camelina sativa cultivar DH55 chromosome 12, Cs, whole genome shotgun sequence genome:
- the LOC104732507 gene encoding extensin-2-like isoform X3 — MKSSRMMGRVHCMVYVVVLSAIAATVTSYPYSSPKTPQYNSPVHKPSHSPKKYTPYNSASPPSPQQYKTQAPKYTPHPKPYVYTSPPPPPYYSLSPKVDYKSSPPPYVYSSPPPPYYSPSPKVNYKSPLPPYVYSSPPPPYYSPSPKVNYKSPPPPYVYSSLPPPYYSPSPKVDYKSPPPPYVYSSPPPPYYSPSPKVDYKSLPPPYVYSSPPPPYYSPSPKVDYKSPPPPYVYSSPPPPYYSPSPKVDYKSPPPPYVYSSPPPPYYSPSPNVDYNSPPPSYVYSSPLPPYYSPSPNVDYKSPPPSYVYSSPPPPYYSPSPKVDYKSPPPPYVYSSPRPPYYSPSPKVDYKSPPPPYVYSSPPPPYYSPSPKVDYKSPPPPYVYSSPPPPYYSPSPKVDYNSPPSPYVYSSPPPPYYSPSPKVNYKSPPPPYVYSSPPPPYYFPSPKVNYKSPPPPYYSPSPKVDYKSPPPLPYYSPSPKASYKSPPPPYVSKTPYY; from the exons ATGAAATCCTCAAGAATGATGGGGCGAGTGCATTGCATGGTTTATGTCGTGGTCTTGAGTGCCATCGCGGCTACAGTCACATCATATCCTTACTCCTCCCCTAAAACCCCGCAATACAATTCACCGGTCCACAAACCATCTCATTCACCTAAAAAGTATACCCCATACAATTCGGCATCACCACCATCTCCAcaacaatacaaaacacaaGCCCCTAAGTATACGCCACATCCAAAACCATATGTTTACacctctccaccaccaccaccttattactctctttctccaaaggtagactacaagtcttcaccaccaccatacgtctacagctccccaccaccaccgtacTATTCTCCTTCTCCAAAGGTGAACTACAAGTCACCACTACcgccatacgtctacagctccccaccaccaccttattactctccttctccaaaggtgaactacaagtctccaccaccgcCATATGTCTACAGCTCCCTACCACCACCatattactctccttctccaaaggtagactacaagtctccaccaccgccatatgtctacagctccccaccaccaccatactactctccttctcctaaggtagactacaagtctctACCACctccatacgtctacagctccccaccaccaccatactactctccttctcctaaggtagactacaagtctccaccacctccatacgtctacagttccccaccaccaccttattattctccttctccaaaggtagactacaagtctccaccaccgccatacgtctacagctccccaccaccaccatattactctccttctccaaaTGTAGACTACAACTCTCCACCACCGtcatacgtctacagctccccaCTACCACCatattactctccttctccaaatgtagactacaagtctccaccaccgtcatacgtctacagctccccaccaccaccatattactctccttctcctaaggtagactacaagtctccaccaccgccgtacgtctacagctccccaCGACCACCatattactctccttctcctaaggtagactacaagtctccaccaccgccatacgtctacagttctccaccaccaccatactactctccttctccaaaggtagactacaagtctccaccaccgccatacgtctacagctccccaccaccaccttattactctccttctccaaaGGTAGACTACAATTCTCCACCATcgccatacgtctacagctccccacctccaccatactactctccttctccaaaggtgaactacaagtctccaccaccgccatacgtctacagctcgccaccaccaccatactactttCCTTCTCCAAAGGTGAattacaagtctccaccaccaccatattactctccttctccaaag gtagactacaagtctccaccacctcTACCGTATTATTCTCCTTCTCCGAAAGCCAgctacaagtctccaccaccaccatatgtaTCCAAGACACCctattattga
- the LOC104732507 gene encoding extensin-2-like isoform X1 — translation MKSSRMMGRVHCMVYVVVLSAIAATVTSYPYSSPKTPQYNSPVHKPSHSPKKYTPYNSASPPSPQQYKTQAPKYTPHPKPYVYTSPPPPPYYSLSPKVDYKSSPPPYVYSSPPPPYYSPSPKVNYKSPLPPYVYSSPPPPYYSPSPKVNYKSPPPPYVYSSLPPPYYSPSPKVDYKSPPPPYVYSSPPPPYYSPSPKVDYKSLPPPYVYSSPPPPYYSPSPKVDYKSPPPPYVYSSPPPPYYSPSPKVDYKSPPPPYVYSSPPPPYYSPSPNVDYNSPPPSYVYSSPLPPYYSPSPNVDYKSPPPSYVYSSPPPPYYSPSPKVDYKSPPPPYVYSSPRPPYYSPSPKVDYKSPPPPYVYSSPPPPYYSPSPKVDYKSPPPPYVYSSPPPPYYSPSPKVDYNSPPSPYVYSSPPPPYYSPSPKVNYKSPPPPYVYSSPPPPYYFPSPKVNYKSPPPPYYSPSPKVNYKSPPPPYVYSSPPPPYYFPSPKVNYKSPPPPYYSPSPKVDYKSPPPLPYYSPSPKASYKSPPPPYVSKTPYY, via the coding sequence ATGAAATCCTCAAGAATGATGGGGCGAGTGCATTGCATGGTTTATGTCGTGGTCTTGAGTGCCATCGCGGCTACAGTCACATCATATCCTTACTCCTCCCCTAAAACCCCGCAATACAATTCACCGGTCCACAAACCATCTCATTCACCTAAAAAGTATACCCCATACAATTCGGCATCACCACCATCTCCAcaacaatacaaaacacaaGCCCCTAAGTATACGCCACATCCAAAACCATATGTTTACacctctccaccaccaccaccttattactctctttctccaaaggtagactacaagtcttcaccaccaccatacgtctacagctccccaccaccaccgtacTATTCTCCTTCTCCAAAGGTGAACTACAAGTCACCACTACcgccatacgtctacagctccccaccaccaccttattactctccttctccaaaggtgaactacaagtctccaccaccgcCATATGTCTACAGCTCCCTACCACCACCatattactctccttctccaaaggtagactacaagtctccaccaccgccatatgtctacagctccccaccaccaccatactactctccttctcctaaggtagactacaagtctctACCACctccatacgtctacagctccccaccaccaccatactactctccttctcctaaggtagactacaagtctccaccacctccatacgtctacagttccccaccaccaccttattattctccttctccaaaggtagactacaagtctccaccaccgccatacgtctacagctccccaccaccaccatattactctccttctccaaaTGTAGACTACAACTCTCCACCACCGtcatacgtctacagctccccaCTACCACCatattactctccttctccaaatgtagactacaagtctccaccaccgtcatacgtctacagctccccaccaccaccatattactctccttctcctaaggtagactacaagtctccaccaccgccgtacgtctacagctccccaCGACCACCatattactctccttctcctaaggtagactacaagtctccaccaccgccatacgtctacagttctccaccaccaccatactactctccttctccaaaggtagactacaagtctccaccaccgccatacgtctacagctccccaccaccaccttattactctccttctccaaaGGTAGACTACAATTCTCCACCATcgccatacgtctacagctccccacctccaccatactactctccttctccaaaggtgaactacaagtctccaccaccgccatacgtctacagctcgccaccaccaccatactactttCCTTCTCCAAAGGTGAattacaagtctccaccaccaccatattactctccttctccaaaggtgaactacaagtctccaccaccgccatacgtctacagctcgccaccaccaccatactactttCCTTCTCCAAAGGTGAattacaagtctccaccaccaccatattactctccttctccaaaggtagactacaagtctccaccacctcTACCGTATTATTCTCCTTCTCCGAAAGCCAgctacaagtctccaccaccaccatatgtaTCCAAGACACCctattattga
- the LOC104732507 gene encoding extensin-2-like isoform X2: MKSSRMMGRVHCMVYVVVLSAIAATVTSYPYSSPKTPQYNSPVHKPQAPKYTPHPKPYVYTSPPPPPYYSLSPKVDYKSSPPPYVYSSPPPPYYSPSPKVNYKSPLPPYVYSSPPPPYYSPSPKVNYKSPPPPYVYSSLPPPYYSPSPKVDYKSPPPPYVYSSPPPPYYSPSPKVDYKSLPPPYVYSSPPPPYYSPSPKVDYKSPPPPYVYSSPPPPYYSPSPKVDYKSPPPPYVYSSPPPPYYSPSPNVDYNSPPPSYVYSSPLPPYYSPSPNVDYKSPPPSYVYSSPPPPYYSPSPKVDYKSPPPPYVYSSPRPPYYSPSPKVDYKSPPPPYVYSSPPPPYYSPSPKVDYKSPPPPYVYSSPPPPYYSPSPKVDYNSPPSPYVYSSPPPPYYSPSPKVNYKSPPPPYVYSSPPPPYYFPSPKVNYKSPPPPYYSPSPKVNYKSPPPPYVYSSPPPPYYFPSPKVNYKSPPPPYYSPSPKVDYKSPPPLPYYSPSPKASYKSPPPPYVSKTPYY; encoded by the exons ATGAAATCCTCAAGAATGATGGGGCGAGTGCATTGCATGGTTTATGTCGTGGTCTTGAGTGCCATCGCGGCTACAGTCACATCATATCCTTACTCCTCCCCTAAAACCCCGCAATACAATTCACCGGTCCACAAACC acaaGCCCCTAAGTATACGCCACATCCAAAACCATATGTTTACacctctccaccaccaccaccttattactctctttctccaaaggtagactacaagtcttcaccaccaccatacgtctacagctccccaccaccaccgtacTATTCTCCTTCTCCAAAGGTGAACTACAAGTCACCACTACcgccatacgtctacagctccccaccaccaccttattactctccttctccaaaggtgaactacaagtctccaccaccgcCATATGTCTACAGCTCCCTACCACCACCatattactctccttctccaaaggtagactacaagtctccaccaccgccatatgtctacagctccccaccaccaccatactactctccttctcctaaggtagactacaagtctctACCACctccatacgtctacagctccccaccaccaccatactactctccttctcctaaggtagactacaagtctccaccacctccatacgtctacagttccccaccaccaccttattattctccttctccaaaggtagactacaagtctccaccaccgccatacgtctacagctccccaccaccaccatattactctccttctccaaaTGTAGACTACAACTCTCCACCACCGtcatacgtctacagctccccaCTACCACCatattactctccttctccaaatgtagactacaagtctccaccaccgtcatacgtctacagctccccaccaccaccatattactctccttctcctaaggtagactacaagtctccaccaccgccgtacgtctacagctccccaCGACCACCatattactctccttctcctaaggtagactacaagtctccaccaccgccatacgtctacagttctccaccaccaccatactactctccttctccaaaggtagactacaagtctccaccaccgccatacgtctacagctccccaccaccaccttattactctccttctccaaaGGTAGACTACAATTCTCCACCATcgccatacgtctacagctccccacctccaccatactactctccttctccaaaggtgaactacaagtctccaccaccgccatacgtctacagctcgccaccaccaccatactactttCCTTCTCCAAAGGTGAattacaagtctccaccaccaccatattactctccttctccaaaggtgaactacaagtctccaccaccgccatacgtctacagctcgccaccaccaccatactactttCCTTCTCCAAAGGTGAattacaagtctccaccaccaccatattactctccttctccaaaggtagactacaagtctccaccacctcTACCGTATTATTCTCCTTCTCCGAAAGCCAgctacaagtctccaccaccaccatatgtaTCCAAGACACCctattattga
- the LOC104732508 gene encoding uncharacterized protein LOC104732508: protein MGHLWRSHKSVTVKAINLAANNQERMNLRPPNIGPVDWQKFVKLKTSAAFKAVSEKYKAKRKNQIPHTTSRKGISRLTEEMKAESEDPSSVTRLDVWIKSRTKKDGTPVDTNAADLIQKAAEIGGSDAPAFLTNPDEDHLAKLLGPDNSGRLRAMGRGMSKTKLACLQMQSKCMAEMEERQVKLVKQVNALESELGRIKNQRPEAEMDENSAARVTYSYFFSYQLSDSS, encoded by the exons ATGGGACATTTGTGGCGATCACACAAGTCTGTCACGGTGAAGGCTATAAATTTGGCTGCAAATAACCAAGAGAGGATGAATTTGAGACCACCAAATATTGGTCCTGTTGATTGGCAAAAATTTGTCAAACTCAAAACTAGTGCTGCATTTAAG GCCGTGAGtgagaaatataaagcaaaaagaaagaatcagataCCTCACACCACTAGTCGTAAAGGGATCAGCAGACTAACAGAAGAAATG AAAGCTGAAAGTGAAGATCCTTCCAGCGTGACAAGACTAGATGTTTGGATCAAGTCTCGCACCAAAAAGGATGGTACACCAGTAGATACGAATGCAGCTGATTTGATT CAAAAAGCAGCTGAAATTGGTGGAAGTGATGCTccagcatttttaacaaatccagATGAAGATCACCTCGCCAAGCTTTTAGGACCTGACAATTCTGGTAGGCTGAGGGCAATGGGTAGAGGCATGAGTAAGACCAAATTAGCTTGTTTACAAATGCAGAGCAAGTGTATGGCTGAAATGGAAGAGCGGcaagtaaaattagtaaaacaggTCAATGCCTTGGAAAGTGAACTTGGCAGAATCAAGAATCAG agaccagaagctgaaatggatgaaaactcagctgcaagagtaacatattcttacttcttttcatatcagctaagtgattcttcttag